Proteins co-encoded in one Bacillus infantis NRRL B-14911 genomic window:
- a CDS encoding aminopeptidase, translating into MSQFLQNLEKYAELAVKVGVNVQEGQTLVINAALDAAEFVRLAVKKAYETGAANVVVNWSDDTVTRLKYDLAPEESFTEYPEFRAKEMEDLAEKGAAFMSIVSASPDLLKGVKSERIANFQKAAGKALSKYRRYAQSDKVSWTVIAVPSEGWADKVFADDPKESRVEKLWDAIFKATRADLEDPVQAWKDHDASLHEKVDYLNSKGFKKLHYTAPGTDLTIELPEKHLWVGAGSVNEKGHEFMANMPTEEVFTVPLKTGVNGHVSSTKPLSYGGNIIDNFTITFENGRIVDVKAEEGEEILKQLVETDEGSHYLGEVALVPFNSPISQSNLLFYNTLFDENASNHLAIGSAYAFCIEGGKKMSSEELAENGLNESLTHVDFMIGSAEMDIDGIKEDGQSEPVFRKGDWAF; encoded by the coding sequence ATGAGCCAATTCCTGCAAAATCTCGAAAAATATGCCGAGCTGGCAGTCAAGGTCGGCGTCAATGTCCAGGAGGGCCAGACGCTTGTAATCAACGCAGCACTTGATGCAGCAGAGTTTGTACGCCTTGCCGTTAAAAAAGCCTATGAAACAGGAGCAGCCAATGTGGTGGTCAACTGGTCTGATGATACAGTGACACGCCTGAAGTATGATCTAGCGCCTGAGGAATCTTTTACAGAGTATCCTGAGTTCCGCGCCAAGGAAATGGAAGACCTCGCAGAGAAGGGCGCTGCGTTCATGTCAATCGTATCTGCAAGCCCTGACCTGCTCAAAGGGGTCAAATCCGAGCGGATCGCCAATTTCCAAAAAGCAGCCGGGAAAGCGCTGAGCAAATACCGCCGCTACGCACAGTCTGATAAGGTAAGCTGGACGGTCATCGCTGTCCCATCTGAAGGCTGGGCAGACAAAGTATTCGCAGACGATCCTAAGGAAAGCCGCGTGGAAAAACTTTGGGATGCGATTTTTAAAGCAACGCGCGCAGACCTTGAAGATCCTGTGCAGGCATGGAAGGATCATGACGCTTCCCTGCATGAAAAAGTCGATTACCTGAACAGCAAAGGCTTCAAAAAGCTGCATTATACAGCGCCAGGCACTGATTTGACCATCGAGCTTCCTGAGAAGCATCTGTGGGTCGGGGCAGGCAGCGTCAATGAAAAAGGCCATGAATTCATGGCTAATATGCCGACTGAGGAAGTCTTTACCGTTCCGCTTAAAACCGGTGTCAATGGGCATGTTTCCAGCACAAAGCCACTCAGCTATGGCGGCAATATCATTGATAACTTCACGATTACCTTTGAAAACGGGCGCATTGTGGATGTGAAGGCTGAAGAAGGCGAAGAGATCCTGAAGCAGCTTGTTGAGACAGATGAAGGCTCCCATTACCTTGGAGAAGTAGCCCTTGTGCCGTTCAACTCGCCGATCTCACAGTCCAATCTGCTTTTCTACAACACTTTGTTTGACGAAAATGCCTCTAATCACCTGGCAATCGGAAGCGCTTATGCATTCTGCATCGAGGGCGGCAAAAAAATGTCCTCTGAAGAGCTTGCTGAAAATGGCCTGAACGAAAGCCTTACACATGTCGACTTCATGATCGGCTCAGCCGAAATGGATATTGACGGCATCAAGGAAGACGGACAGTCAGAGCCTGTTTTCCGCAAAGGCGACTGGGCATTTTAA
- a CDS encoding MDR family MFS transporter: MRIRDWDFNLKVRLFGESLMNITFWMFFPFLTIYFAEAFGKDKAGLLLILSQVFSVLANLLGGYCADRFGRKTMMVLSAFGQGICFILFAIASSPAIESYWLGFICFTFVGVFGAFYWPASQAMVADVVEEKHRSDVFAIFYTSINIAVVVGPILGALFYVQYRSQLLLIAGIVCILLALVLAKWTRETVPENTAVAGENDKWYSFLGAQVKDYGIIFRDRTFLLFIIAGVLAAQTFMQLDLLIPVYTKEAVDNQSLFSIGSWSFTVHGEQAFGVLLSENGFLVALFTVAVTRYAAKFKERNVFVTSSLFYAASIIMFGQTQWIWGLIIAMAIFTLGELMAVGLQQSFVSRIAPEHMRGQYFAAASLRFTVGKTIAPISIPLTVWIGYDWTFAILAVLAVISAFLYWLMFALYEKQEKHPARQNSI, from the coding sequence ATGAGAATCAGAGATTGGGATTTTAATCTGAAGGTGCGCCTGTTCGGCGAATCTTTGATGAATATTACGTTTTGGATGTTTTTTCCGTTTTTGACGATTTATTTTGCGGAGGCGTTCGGCAAGGATAAGGCCGGCCTTCTGCTTATTTTATCGCAGGTGTTTTCTGTATTGGCGAACCTGCTGGGCGGCTATTGCGCCGACCGTTTCGGCAGGAAGACGATGATGGTGCTGTCGGCCTTCGGGCAGGGGATCTGCTTTATCCTGTTTGCCATTGCCAGCTCCCCTGCCATCGAATCCTATTGGCTCGGCTTTATCTGCTTCACCTTTGTCGGAGTGTTCGGCGCCTTCTACTGGCCGGCAAGCCAGGCGATGGTGGCCGACGTGGTCGAGGAAAAGCACCGCAGCGATGTGTTTGCGATCTTTTATACTTCCATCAATATTGCGGTGGTTGTCGGGCCGATCCTTGGGGCGCTCTTTTATGTGCAGTACCGCTCACAGCTCCTCTTGATCGCGGGCATTGTCTGCATCCTGCTCGCATTGGTTCTGGCGAAATGGACGCGCGAAACGGTTCCGGAGAATACAGCTGTCGCAGGGGAAAATGATAAATGGTACAGCTTCCTTGGGGCCCAGGTGAAGGATTACGGCATCATTTTCAGGGACAGGACCTTCCTGCTTTTTATCATCGCAGGCGTCCTGGCCGCCCAGACATTCATGCAGCTGGACCTGCTGATTCCTGTTTATACGAAAGAGGCCGTCGACAACCAGTCCCTCTTCAGCATTGGAAGCTGGTCGTTCACTGTCCACGGCGAGCAGGCCTTTGGCGTCCTGCTCTCGGAAAATGGATTCCTGGTGGCATTGTTCACAGTCGCTGTCACTAGATATGCAGCCAAATTTAAAGAGCGGAATGTATTTGTCACCTCTTCCCTTTTCTACGCTGCCAGCATTATTATGTTCGGGCAGACGCAGTGGATCTGGGGCCTGATCATTGCCATGGCCATCTTTACTTTAGGAGAGCTGATGGCGGTCGGGCTTCAGCAGAGCTTTGTGTCGCGCATCGCCCCGGAGCATATGAGGGGCCAGTATTTTGCAGCAGCCAGCCTTCGTTTTACCGTCGGGAAGACCATCGCTCCCATATCGATTCCACTGACCGTCTGGATCGGCTATGACTGGACCTTTGCCATTCTCGCGGTGCTTGCAGTGATAAGCGCATTTCTTTATTGGCTCATGTTTGCCTTATATGAAAAGCAGGAAAAACACCCTGCCAGACAAAACTCGATTTAA
- a CDS encoding DNA topoisomerase III, with translation MKSLVLAEKPSVAREIARVLGCTQTHKSYIEGNKYIVTWALGHLVELKMPENYDTKFKHWNLEDLPIIPDRMGLKVMKQTSHQFRAIDTLSKRKDINEIIIATDAGREGELVARWILEKIYWKKQVKRLWISSVTDRAIKEGFQSLKPGDQFLALYDSAVCRAEADWLIGLNVTRALTTKYNDPLSAGRVQTPTLALIMEREKMIQSFTPKEYWTISAQVGPFKADWEKNGEKRTFSKETAEAIVAKTDSAKAVIQSISRKEKSEQQPLPYDLTELQRDANKRFGFSAKKTSNVLQRLYEQYKLVTYPRTDSRYLTKDMEATMLDRLHGIASGYRDEVKPLLAKKGKVLAKRVFNNEKVTDHHAIIPTEERLHLSDLDSDEKKLYDIIVRRFLALFHEPYKYETIQASFDLNGEIFSTRETAVIEEGFRQVTGKGEEKELKLNLSSLSKGQTLTVKSVSSEQKLTEPPGRYTEADILSQMEKYSLGTPATRAEIIERLLTTEAVERQNGGRLHPTGKGKQLMDLVNEDLKSPELTAKWEQELEAIARGKASPKEFLKKIRQQTQQLVSEIKTSDKSYRAHNLTGSKCPECGSFLKERNTKDGKVLVCSDMECSYRKRKDPKLSNRRCPQCHKKMEIHNGKAGTYFQCRPCNVVEKAQDKKKAVNKREERKLVQKYSKNEESFGTSLGDLLKAAMKDED, from the coding sequence ATGAAATCACTCGTACTTGCGGAAAAACCGAGCGTGGCCCGGGAGATTGCCCGTGTGCTCGGCTGTACGCAGACACATAAATCTTATATAGAAGGAAATAAATACATTGTCACTTGGGCCCTCGGCCATCTGGTTGAGCTGAAAATGCCTGAGAATTATGATACAAAATTCAAGCATTGGAACCTGGAAGACCTGCCGATCATCCCTGACCGGATGGGGCTTAAGGTCATGAAGCAGACGAGCCACCAGTTCCGGGCCATCGACACGCTTTCCAAGCGGAAGGACATCAATGAAATCATCATCGCGACTGATGCCGGACGTGAAGGTGAGCTGGTAGCCCGCTGGATTCTCGAGAAGATTTATTGGAAAAAGCAGGTCAAGCGCCTGTGGATCTCCTCTGTCACAGACCGTGCGATTAAAGAAGGCTTTCAAAGCCTGAAGCCCGGGGATCAGTTCCTCGCCCTTTACGATTCAGCGGTATGCCGCGCTGAAGCGGACTGGCTGATCGGATTGAATGTGACACGTGCCTTGACGACGAAATATAATGACCCGCTGTCTGCCGGGCGTGTGCAGACACCGACGCTTGCCCTGATCATGGAAAGGGAGAAAATGATCCAATCCTTCACACCGAAGGAATACTGGACGATTTCCGCCCAGGTTGGGCCGTTTAAGGCAGACTGGGAAAAGAACGGCGAGAAAAGGACTTTTTCTAAAGAAACAGCCGAAGCCATCGTGGCAAAAACCGATTCAGCAAAGGCCGTGATCCAGTCCATCAGCCGCAAGGAAAAAAGCGAGCAGCAGCCGCTTCCTTATGATCTGACCGAGCTGCAGCGGGATGCCAATAAGCGCTTCGGTTTTTCGGCGAAAAAAACATCCAATGTCCTGCAGAGATTGTATGAGCAATACAAGCTCGTCACCTATCCAAGGACAGATTCCCGCTACCTGACAAAGGATATGGAAGCAACGATGCTGGACCGCCTCCATGGAATCGCCTCAGGCTACAGGGATGAAGTGAAGCCGCTACTGGCGAAAAAAGGGAAGGTCCTTGCCAAGCGCGTGTTCAACAATGAAAAGGTGACCGATCACCATGCCATCATCCCGACCGAGGAGCGCCTTCATCTGAGCGACCTGGACAGTGATGAGAAAAAGCTGTACGACATCATTGTCCGCCGCTTCCTGGCCCTTTTCCATGAGCCGTACAAATATGAAACCATTCAAGCTTCCTTTGATCTGAACGGCGAAATCTTTTCAACAAGAGAAACCGCCGTCATTGAAGAAGGCTTCCGGCAGGTGACAGGCAAGGGAGAAGAAAAGGAATTGAAGCTGAATCTCTCTTCCCTCTCAAAAGGCCAGACCTTGACGGTAAAATCAGTTTCTTCCGAGCAAAAACTGACTGAGCCGCCTGGTCGCTATACCGAGGCCGATATTTTATCCCAAATGGAGAAATACAGCCTCGGGACACCGGCAACAAGGGCAGAGATCATTGAACGCCTGCTTACGACCGAAGCAGTTGAACGCCAGAACGGCGGACGCCTCCACCCTACAGGGAAGGGCAAGCAGCTGATGGACCTTGTGAACGAGGATCTTAAATCACCTGAGCTCACAGCCAAATGGGAGCAGGAGCTTGAAGCGATCGCGCGCGGAAAAGCGAGCCCGAAGGAATTCCTGAAAAAGATCCGCCAGCAGACACAGCAGCTGGTATCCGAAATCAAGACGAGCGATAAATCGTACAGAGCCCATAATCTGACCGGCTCAAAATGCCCGGAATGCGGCTCCTTCCTGAAAGAGCGCAATACGAAAGACGGCAAAGTGCTCGTCTGCTCTGACATGGAATGCAGCTACCGGAAGCGCAAGGATCCGAAGCTATCCAACCGCCGCTGCCCGCAGTGCCATAAAAAAATGGAGATCCACAACGGCAAGGCCGGCACCTACTTCCAGTGCCGCCCGTGCAATGTTGTAGAGAAGGCGCAGGATAAAAAGAAAGCTGTCAACAAGCGGGAAGAACGCAAGCTTGTGCAGAAATACAGCAAAAACGAAGAATCCTTCGGAACCAGCCTCGGCGATCTGCTGAAAGCGGCCATGAAGGACGAAGATTGA
- a CDS encoding sigma factor-like helix-turn-helix DNA-binding protein — protein sequence MEGREPSLVVREFLRQEEHQKLYETYLDDPHEKNKARLEAAFKRYFRHIRFVSYLNKTIYYESRKFDMKARELRARYQLTLDRPAAEAESGAEPLTQLLEDETALQPFMEIPSGRLEDYTADPRLARIIKELTPRQQEILFYSFVRSLPDAETARLLGISPQAVSKTKNKAIETIRRKYNV from the coding sequence ATGGAAGGCAGGGAGCCAAGTTTGGTGGTTCGTGAATTTTTGAGGCAGGAAGAGCATCAAAAGCTGTATGAGACTTATCTGGATGATCCCCATGAGAAAAATAAAGCCCGGCTCGAAGCAGCCTTTAAAAGGTACTTCAGACATATCCGCTTCGTTTCTTATTTAAATAAGACTATATATTATGAGTCAAGGAAGTTCGACATGAAGGCGCGGGAATTGCGCGCCAGGTATCAGCTCACCCTGGATCGGCCTGCAGCAGAAGCAGAGAGCGGCGCAGAACCGCTGACACAGCTCCTCGAAGATGAGACGGCGCTCCAGCCTTTCATGGAAATCCCCTCCGGAAGGCTGGAAGATTACACAGCCGATCCCCGGCTCGCCAGAATCATCAAAGAACTGACACCAAGGCAGCAGGAAATTCTCTTTTACTCATTTGTCCGCAGCCTCCCTGATGCCGAAACAGCGAGATTGCTCGGCATCAGCCCGCAGGCAGTATCAAAGACCAAAAATAAAGCGATTGAAACCATAAGGAGGAAATACAATGTTTGA
- a CDS encoding YvrJ family protein encodes MFEQLNLLQIIGNFGFPIAITMYLLHRYENRFEQLKMKMEDISRSIAQIEKDKG; translated from the coding sequence ATGTTTGAACAGCTGAATCTTTTGCAGATCATCGGCAATTTCGGATTCCCCATTGCCATTACCATGTATTTGCTGCACCGCTATGAAAACCGGTTCGAACAGCTGAAAATGAAAATGGAGGACATTTCCCGAAGCATCGCACAGATTGAAAAAGACAAAGGGTGA